In the Alkaliphilus flagellatus genome, one interval contains:
- a CDS encoding cysteine hydrolase family protein, translating into MPRHAILVIDMLNDFVGEKASLRCPGGETITPDLQRLFKWVRGRENDDVHLVHIQEAHRKNDADFRVRPVHAVDGTWGSDFIPELYPEGDEYIVKKRRHSGFAHTDLDLYLREENIDTVVVTGVWTNVCVRSTATDALANAYKVITLSDGCASKTEEMHEYGLNDLSIFTKVMTIDEYIEAWDNDKDPWIGGGDKENKVK; encoded by the coding sequence ATGCCAAGACACGCTATTTTAGTAATAGATATGTTAAATGATTTCGTAGGAGAAAAGGCATCCTTAAGATGTCCAGGTGGAGAGACTATAACTCCAGATCTTCAAAGACTTTTTAAATGGGTACGTGGAAGGGAAAATGATGATGTTCATCTTGTTCATATTCAAGAGGCACATCGTAAAAATGATGCAGATTTCAGAGTAAGACCAGTTCACGCCGTAGATGGAACTTGGGGTTCAGATTTTATTCCAGAGCTTTATCCAGAAGGGGATGAATATATAGTTAAAAAAAGAAGACATAGTGGTTTTGCTCATACAGACTTAGATCTATATTTAAGAGAAGAAAATATAGATACTGTTGTAGTAACAGGGGTATGGACTAATGTTTGTGTAAGAAGTACAGCTACAGATGCTCTTGCTAATGCCTATAAAGTAATTACATTGAGCGATGGATGCGCTTCCAAAACTGAAGAAATGCATGAATACGGATTAAATGACTTAAGTATTTTTACTAAAGTAATGACAATAGACGAATATATTGAAGCTTGGGATAATGATAAAGATCCATGGATAGGCGGAGGAGATAAAGAAAACAAGGTTAAGTAG